The proteins below are encoded in one region of Clostridium estertheticum:
- the yyaC gene encoding spore protease YyaC — translation MSKAKTHYKDPLAYYTISNFLKDYIDKNTLVVCIGTDRCIGDCLGPLVGTFLKNSSFPLPVYGTIDNPIHALNIDSKLSEINTKHPNCTIIGVDACLGDISNIGEIQARNYPIHPGKGVGKNLPQVGNVSLVGIVDSSDDSELFTNRNIRLSLVMEIANVLSRSLIHSYYLYSLTTDQNNIIPINML, via the coding sequence TTGAGCAAAGCTAAAACCCATTATAAAGACCCTTTAGCATACTATACAATTTCTAATTTTCTAAAAGACTATATTGACAAAAACACTCTAGTCGTTTGCATAGGTACCGATAGATGTATAGGTGATTGCCTTGGACCTTTGGTTGGTACCTTTTTAAAGAATAGTTCCTTTCCATTGCCCGTTTATGGCACTATAGATAATCCGATTCATGCCTTAAACATAGATAGTAAGTTATCTGAAATAAACACAAAACATCCAAACTGTACTATCATAGGTGTTGATGCATGTCTTGGCGATATTTCAAATATTGGTGAAATCCAAGCTAGGAATTATCCAATTCATCCTGGTAAAGGTGTAGGTAAAAACCTCCCCCAAGTAGGCAATGTCTCATTAGTAGGTATAGTAGATTCAAGTGATGATAGTGAATTATTCACTAATAGAAACATAAGACTTAGTTTAGTAATGGAAATTGCTAATGTTTTAAGTAGATCCCTTATACATTCATATTATTTATACTCACTTACCACTGATCAAAATAATATAATTCCTATCAACATGCTCTAA